In the Gorilla gorilla gorilla isolate KB3781 chromosome 10, NHGRI_mGorGor1-v2.1_pri, whole genome shotgun sequence genome, one interval contains:
- the MRPL42 gene encoding large ribosomal subunit protein mL42 isoform X1 → MAVAAVKWVMSKRTILKHLFPVQNGALYCVCHKSTYSPLPDDYNCNVELALTSDGRTIVCYHPSVDIPYEHTKPIPRPDPVHNNEETHDQVLKTRLEEKVEHLEEGPMIEQLSKMFFTTKHRWYPHGRYLSSNLVSTSSVMAFSTCFSPACSILLQSVLSIHNQITLKVCNLRETRLKTGRLGVLKPGMLSLDICV, encoded by the exons ATGGCTGTAGCTGCAGTAAAATGGGTGATGTCAAAGAGAACTATCTTGAAACATTTATTTCCAGTCCAAA ATGGAGCTTTATATTGTGTTTGTCATAAATCTACGTATTCTCCTCTACCAGATGACTATAATTG caACGTAGAGCTTGCTCTGACTTCTGATGGCAGGACAATAGTATGCTACCACCCTTCTGTGGACATTCCATATGAACACACAAAA CCTATCCCTCGGCCAGATCCTGTGCATAATAATGAAGAAACACATGATCAAGTGCTGAAAACCAGACTGGAAGAAAAAGTTGAACACCTTGAGGAAGGACCTATGATAGAACAACTTAGCAAAATGTTCTTTACTACTAAGCACCGTTGGTATCCTCATGGACg GTATTTGAGTTCAAACCTTGTTTCAACTTCTTCTGTAATGGCTTTCAGTACCTGTTTCTCTCCTGCATGTTCCATATTGCTACAATCTGTTTTAAGCATTCATAACCAAATCACTCTAAAGGTATGTAACTTGAGGGAGACAAGACTGAAGACAGGGAGACTAGGAGTCTTAAAACCGGGCATGTTGTCTTTAGACATTTGTGTCTAG